From one Nonomuraea polychroma genomic stretch:
- a CDS encoding glycosyltransferase family 4 protein: protein MNIAIVNWRDPWHPAAGGAEVYAWELARRFAVGGDRVWFVTARSPGQAREEIVEGVRLVRMGGPFTVYPLVLLWMLCRRGQFDVVFDCQNGIPFFTPLVAGRGTRVLCVVHHVHDRQFAVHLPWWLAALGRFLEGPVSRWAYRGRESVAVSPSTVHAMRERLGWRGPIHLVPNGVSDRLRAPRERAARSPRPRLVCVGRLVAHKRVELLLEAVPELRKRWPDLVVDVVGRGPEEARLRTAATDGVVLHGYLSEEDKERLVSAAWLQVNTSQGEGWGLCVLEAAALGVPTVAYDVDGLRDAVRPGETGWLVPEGGDLAKGIAAAIDELTVAADTYSVKCREWAARFSWDRSTARLSALIRRPPTALAVLQWEEL from the coding sequence GTGAACATCGCCATCGTCAATTGGCGCGACCCATGGCATCCCGCCGCAGGGGGCGCCGAAGTCTACGCCTGGGAGCTGGCCAGGCGCTTCGCGGTCGGCGGCGACCGGGTGTGGTTCGTCACGGCCCGCTCGCCCGGGCAGGCCCGCGAGGAGATCGTCGAAGGGGTGCGGCTGGTCCGCATGGGCGGGCCGTTCACCGTATACCCCCTGGTGCTGCTCTGGATGTTATGCCGGCGCGGCCAGTTCGACGTGGTCTTCGACTGCCAGAACGGCATCCCGTTCTTCACGCCGCTGGTGGCGGGGCGGGGTACCAGGGTGTTGTGCGTGGTGCACCACGTGCACGACCGGCAGTTTGCCGTGCACCTGCCGTGGTGGCTGGCCGCGCTCGGCCGGTTCCTGGAGGGGCCGGTGTCGCGGTGGGCGTACCGCGGGCGCGAGAGCGTGGCCGTGTCGCCGTCGACCGTGCACGCCATGCGGGAGCGGCTTGGCTGGCGCGGGCCCATCCATCTCGTCCCGAATGGGGTGTCCGACCGGCTGCGGGCGCCGCGCGAGAGGGCCGCGCGGAGCCCGCGGCCACGGCTCGTGTGCGTCGGCAGGCTCGTCGCGCACAAGCGGGTGGAGCTGCTCCTGGAGGCCGTGCCCGAGCTCAGGAAGCGCTGGCCGGACCTGGTAGTGGACGTCGTCGGCAGGGGGCCGGAGGAGGCGCGGCTGCGCACCGCGGCGACCGATGGCGTCGTTCTCCACGGCTACCTGTCGGAGGAGGACAAGGAGCGGCTGGTCTCCGCCGCATGGCTGCAGGTCAACACCTCTCAGGGCGAGGGGTGGGGGCTGTGCGTGCTGGAGGCGGCCGCGCTGGGGGTCCCGACGGTGGCGTACGACGTGGACGGGCTGCGCGACGCGGTGCGGCCCGGCGAGACCGGTTGGCTGGTGCCCGAGGGCGGGGACCTCGCCAAGGGCATAGCCGCGGCCATCGACGAGCTCACGGTGGCCGCAGACACCTATAGCGTGAAATGTCGGGAATGGGCAGCTCGGTTCTCCTGGGACCGCAGCACAGCGCGGCTTTCCGCCCTCATCCGTCGGCCTCCTACCGCCCTGGCCGTCCTGCAGTGGGAGGAACTGTGA
- a CDS encoding decaprenyl-phosphate phosphoribosyltransferase: MSQGVVARPRATTPALALLRAARPRQWVKNVLVLAAPMAAGVLGEPRSLLAALLVFTAFCLAASGAYLLNDASDVEADRLHPRKRHRPIAAGAVSVRTARVTGVILLVLAPALAALTGRWEPSAVVAGYVALTLSYTVWLKHQEVVDLIAVAGCHVIRAYAGAVAVDVPVTGWFLVVVSLAALQLVVGKREAELRAQGTTGTRATLAAYSPAYLAHVRIMCSGAMIVTYCLWALNAHADLFYGLSIIPFLLLVLRHNLLVDRGRGEEPEELAARDRPTLLFVAALIVLVALGIYT; this comes from the coding sequence ATGAGCCAGGGTGTGGTCGCGCGGCCTCGCGCGACCACACCGGCGCTGGCGTTACTGAGAGCGGCCAGGCCGCGCCAATGGGTGAAGAACGTGCTGGTCCTGGCGGCGCCCATGGCCGCCGGGGTGCTGGGCGAGCCGCGCAGCCTGCTGGCGGCGTTATTGGTCTTCACCGCGTTCTGCCTGGCCGCGAGCGGCGCCTACCTGCTCAACGACGCCTCCGACGTGGAAGCCGACCGGCTGCACCCGCGCAAGCGGCACCGGCCGATCGCGGCAGGGGCGGTGTCCGTGCGGACGGCCCGGGTGACCGGCGTCATCCTGCTGGTCCTGGCGCCCGCACTCGCGGCGCTCACGGGGCGGTGGGAGCCGTCGGCCGTGGTCGCCGGATACGTGGCGCTGACGCTGTCGTACACGGTGTGGCTCAAGCACCAGGAGGTCGTGGACCTGATCGCGGTCGCCGGGTGCCACGTGATCAGGGCCTACGCCGGGGCCGTCGCGGTGGACGTGCCGGTGACCGGATGGTTCCTGGTGGTCGTCTCGCTGGCCGCGCTGCAGCTCGTGGTGGGCAAGCGCGAGGCGGAGCTGCGGGCCCAGGGCACCACGGGGACCCGTGCGACGCTGGCCGCCTACTCTCCTGCTTACCTGGCGCACGTGCGGATCATGTGCTCCGGCGCGATGATCGTGACGTACTGCCTGTGGGCGCTCAACGCGCACGCCGACCTCTTCTACGGGCTCAGCATCATCCCGTTCCTTCTGCTCGTGCTCAGGCACAATTTGCTGGTCGACCGGGGGAGGGGCGAGGAGCCCGAGGAACTGGCGGCGCGCGACCGCCCGACCCTGCTCTTCGTCGCCGCATTGATCGTCCTGGTCGCCTTGGGGATCTACACATGA
- a CDS encoding alpha-(1->3)-arabinofuranosyltransferase domain-containing protein, producing MTERAGHRLWLAICCLGFAVLSFTTKPGSIIPDTKLDLALDPIGWLERVGHLWDLQHFGQLQNQAAGYVFPMGPFFALGELAGLEAWVTQRLWLTALLCLAFLGVERLARQLGIGGPGTRIAGALAYALAPRTLSILGEISIEWLPAAMLPWILIPLLTAAETGQRGRGAIRSGLAVALCGGVNAVAVLAVLVAPTVYIVTRPRPVPRWRLLAWWTGTVSVATLFWWLPLLLVGRYAFSFLPYTETASTTTQVTSLTNVLRGASDWVRYLTVNGVTTQPPGYEISTSAAMVVVTGLLAALGLAGLARRDLPAKGFVIILFLIGTAALVAGHMSALEPVVAEPVRWLLDGPLAPLRNLRKFDPLVRLALAFGLAHLLAGARLPIRSVAVASFAALVLPVFNQGLAPPGEFKEVPLYWRQAAAWLNQNAGDDGVLVVPGAKFGEYLWGRPMDDPLQPLSTARWTARQVTAAGSVGMTRLLDAIDQRLTSGHGSAGLTEVLRRMGVHYLLVRNDLMRANLQGAWPSRVYEALRESPGITKVASFGGEVGDTSTDDAVDSVDWPFPALELYAVSNSTGLVSVQPAAAALEVRGGPDSLLTMGDLGLLGEGPALVNGDAAKLDLPTVVGDGLRLRERQFGEIRSNWSPTLTADRRDDFTGVKELDLLEDGWLEETATAEYDGIADVTASSSVAEADAVPGLSTPGRGPWAALDGDLETGWESGGWKRPQNEWLRIDLRRSQEIPRLQVTFTNNLLIGQSVRQVAVETEGGRLVQDVARSNDAQSLDVPAGPTSWVRIRVLGTYDARWSFVQRVGITEVAIPGILPGRTIRLPGQGGDVFVMDRGLDERPRCMRNWARWVCNPLLVRSGEEGAGFDRTFTSESGRKTTLRGSAVLRDVALVDRFTRLSDDLTTVTGSSAMSKEAVIAPRSAFDADSSTTWVPSPEDAEPTLTLGWKGKRTVSQIQVARPGGDRQALDVIVTGAKGEVRSGRVDAGGTLRFKPLTTNGLKLRFHPASRRLQVTELVIPGVSPASRPAGPELRLSCGLGPTLQVNGEAVKTKVTGAYADLLERRPVQITACAQVTLRVGDNRVRVAGWEPFAVENLAVGALPSRRAAEESSAARGAWSSVERSVRVTAPEDSFLVVNENFNAGWRAELDGQELRSIRIDGWKQGWQLPAGTAGTIRLTYEPDQLYRLALGLGLAGIALLVLLSLVLQGPRPEHIKETAPAADSRLSRWRVPYVVVLGLAFGGWVASWPGMLVMLAAVVVTLWVRVRRRHTHWAPAGLFGAATVALAAGVFLRNRGVDVDPLLDQVPQLLSCAAMGSLFGQLVTAPEPPAQEPEVPAEQEVLTATGG from the coding sequence GTGACCGAGCGGGCGGGGCATCGGCTGTGGCTGGCGATCTGCTGCCTCGGCTTCGCCGTGCTGTCGTTCACCACCAAACCCGGCAGCATCATCCCCGACACTAAGCTCGACCTCGCGCTCGACCCGATCGGGTGGCTGGAGCGCGTCGGCCACCTGTGGGACCTGCAGCACTTCGGGCAGCTCCAGAACCAGGCGGCCGGTTACGTGTTCCCGATGGGGCCGTTCTTCGCGCTCGGAGAGCTGGCCGGGCTGGAAGCCTGGGTGACCCAGCGGCTCTGGCTGACGGCGCTGCTCTGCCTGGCCTTCCTCGGCGTGGAGCGGCTGGCCAGGCAACTCGGCATCGGCGGTCCCGGAACCAGGATCGCCGGTGCGCTGGCGTACGCGCTGGCGCCGCGCACACTGTCGATCCTCGGTGAGATCTCGATCGAGTGGCTGCCCGCGGCGATGCTGCCGTGGATCCTGATCCCGCTGCTCACCGCGGCGGAGACGGGGCAGCGTGGCCGGGGCGCGATCAGGTCCGGGCTGGCCGTGGCGCTGTGCGGCGGCGTGAACGCGGTGGCGGTGCTGGCCGTGCTGGTCGCCCCCACCGTCTACATCGTCACCCGGCCGCGCCCCGTGCCGCGCTGGCGGCTGCTCGCCTGGTGGACCGGCACCGTGTCGGTGGCCACGCTGTTCTGGTGGCTGCCGCTGCTCCTGGTGGGCCGCTACGCGTTCTCCTTCCTGCCGTACACCGAGACCGCCTCCACCACTACGCAGGTCACCTCGCTGACGAATGTGCTGCGCGGCGCCTCCGACTGGGTGCGCTACCTGACCGTCAACGGCGTCACCACGCAGCCACCCGGGTACGAGATCTCCACGTCGGCCGCCATGGTCGTGGTCACCGGCCTGCTCGCCGCGCTCGGCCTGGCCGGACTGGCCCGGCGCGACCTGCCCGCCAAGGGCTTCGTCATCATCCTGTTTCTGATCGGCACGGCGGCACTGGTCGCCGGACACATGAGCGCGCTGGAGCCGGTCGTCGCCGAGCCCGTGCGCTGGCTGCTCGACGGGCCGCTCGCGCCGCTGCGCAACCTGCGCAAGTTCGATCCCCTCGTCCGGCTGGCGCTGGCGTTCGGCCTGGCCCACTTGCTGGCCGGGGCGCGGCTGCCGATCCGGTCGGTGGCCGTGGCGTCGTTCGCCGCACTGGTGCTGCCGGTCTTCAACCAGGGACTGGCCCCACCCGGCGAGTTCAAGGAGGTGCCGCTCTACTGGCGGCAGGCCGCGGCGTGGCTCAACCAGAACGCCGGCGACGACGGGGTGCTCGTCGTGCCCGGCGCCAAGTTCGGCGAGTACCTGTGGGGCCGGCCGATGGACGACCCACTGCAGCCGCTGTCCACCGCCCGCTGGACCGCCCGGCAGGTCACGGCGGCCGGCTCCGTCGGCATGACCAGGCTGCTCGACGCCATCGACCAGCGGCTCACATCGGGCCACGGCTCGGCCGGGCTGACTGAGGTGCTACGCAGGATGGGCGTGCACTACCTGCTCGTCAGGAACGACCTGATGCGGGCCAACCTGCAGGGAGCGTGGCCGTCACGGGTCTACGAGGCGCTGCGCGAGTCGCCCGGCATCACCAAGGTCGCCTCGTTCGGCGGCGAGGTGGGCGACACCAGCACCGACGACGCCGTCGACTCGGTGGACTGGCCCTTTCCGGCGCTGGAGCTGTACGCGGTGTCGAACAGCACCGGCCTGGTCAGCGTCCAGCCCGCCGCGGCGGCGCTGGAGGTGCGCGGCGGCCCGGACTCGTTGCTGACGATGGGCGACCTCGGCCTGCTCGGCGAGGGCCCGGCGTTGGTCAACGGCGACGCGGCCAAGCTCGACCTGCCCACTGTGGTCGGCGACGGGCTGCGGCTGCGCGAGCGGCAGTTCGGCGAGATCAGGTCCAACTGGTCGCCCACCCTGACCGCGGACCGGCGCGACGACTTCACCGGCGTCAAAGAGCTCGACCTGCTGGAGGACGGCTGGCTGGAGGAGACGGCCACCGCCGAGTACGACGGCATCGCGGACGTCACGGCCTCCTCCTCGGTCGCCGAGGCGGACGCCGTGCCCGGTCTCAGCACCCCCGGCCGCGGCCCCTGGGCTGCGCTGGACGGCGACCTGGAGACTGGCTGGGAGAGCGGTGGCTGGAAGCGGCCGCAGAACGAATGGCTCAGGATCGACCTCCGCCGATCCCAGGAGATCCCCCGACTGCAGGTGACCTTCACCAACAACCTGCTGATCGGCCAGTCGGTCCGGCAGGTGGCCGTGGAGACCGAGGGCGGCCGGCTGGTGCAGGACGTCGCCAGGAGCAACGACGCTCAGTCGCTCGACGTGCCCGCCGGGCCGACGAGCTGGGTGCGGATCAGGGTGCTCGGCACGTACGACGCGCGGTGGAGCTTCGTGCAGCGGGTCGGCATCACCGAGGTCGCGATCCCCGGGATCCTGCCCGGCCGCACCATCAGGCTGCCGGGCCAGGGCGGTGACGTCTTCGTCATGGACCGCGGGCTGGACGAGCGGCCGCGCTGCATGCGCAACTGGGCCCGCTGGGTGTGCAATCCGCTGCTAGTCAGGTCAGGGGAGGAGGGTGCCGGGTTCGACCGGACGTTCACTTCGGAGTCGGGGCGGAAGACCACCCTGCGGGGCTCGGCGGTGCTCCGGGACGTCGCGCTCGTCGACCGGTTCACCCGGCTGAGCGACGACCTGACCACGGTGACCGGGTCGTCGGCGATGAGCAAGGAAGCGGTGATCGCGCCGAGGTCGGCGTTCGACGCCGACAGCTCCACCACGTGGGTGCCTTCGCCGGAGGACGCCGAGCCGACGCTCACACTGGGTTGGAAGGGCAAGCGGACCGTCTCGCAGATCCAGGTCGCCCGCCCCGGTGGCGATCGGCAGGCGCTCGACGTGATCGTGACCGGCGCCAAGGGTGAGGTCCGCAGCGGCCGAGTGGACGCCGGCGGGACGCTGCGGTTCAAGCCCCTCACCACGAACGGGCTGAAGTTGCGCTTCCACCCCGCCTCGCGCCGGCTCCAGGTCACCGAGCTGGTGATCCCCGGCGTCAGCCCGGCGAGCCGACCGGCCGGGCCGGAGCTCCGGCTGAGCTGCGGGCTGGGCCCCACGCTCCAGGTGAACGGCGAGGCCGTGAAGACCAAGGTCACCGGCGCCTACGCCGACCTGCTGGAGCGGCGGCCCGTGCAGATCACCGCGTGCGCGCAGGTCACGCTGCGGGTGGGGGACAACCGGGTCCGGGTGGCCGGCTGGGAGCCGTTCGCCGTGGAGAACCTCGCGGTTGGCGCGCTGCCGTCCCGGCGGGCGGCCGAGGAAAGCTCCGCCGCCCGCGGCGCCTGGTCCTCCGTCGAGCGGTCGGTACGAGTGACTGCGCCCGAGGATTCCTTCCTCGTGGTCAACGAGAACTTCAACGCCGGTTGGCGGGCCGAGCTGGACGGCCAAGAGCTGCGTTCCATTCGGATCGACGGCTGGAAGCAGGGCTGGCAGCTGCCTGCGGGCACGGCGGGGACGATACGGCTGACGTACGAGCCCGACCAGCTCTACCGGCTCGCGCTCGGGCTCGGCCTGGCCGGGATCGCGCTGCTCGTGCTTCTCTCCCTGGTGCTGCAAGGCCCCCGCCCCGAGCACATCAAGGAGACCGCCCCCGCGGCGGACTCGCGGCTCTCGCGCTGGCGCGTGCCGTATGTCGTGGTGCTAGGGCTGGCTTTCGGCGGCTGGGTGGCGAGCTGGCCGGGCATGCTCGTGATGCTCGCCGCGGTCGTGGTCACCCTTTGGGTGCGGGTGCGCCGTCGGCACACGCACTGGGCGCCGGCTGGCCTCTTCGGCGCGGCGACGGTGGCGCTGGCCGCCGGGGTGTTCCTGCGTAACCGGGGCGTGGACGTCGATCCGCTGCTCGATCAGGTGCCGCAGCTCCTGTCGTGCGCGGCGATGGGGTCGCTGTTCGGCCAGCTCGTCACGGCGCCGGAGCCGCCGGCGCAGGAGCCTGAGGTTCCGGCCGAGCAGGAGGTGCTGACCGCCACCGGCGGCTGA
- a CDS encoding porin PorA family protein translates to MDRRPRGRQIEPTTGAPVRQEQQRNEVLKSQDGIERSKAFVATAKMTDDTVNELVTTAREGKSQITLIKTTLPIVLAVAGIVLFVGGVLLTVRGRRTS, encoded by the coding sequence GTGGATCGGCGACCACGTGGACGGCAAATCGAACCCACCACCGGCGCGCCCGTCCGGCAGGAGCAGCAGCGCAACGAGGTGCTCAAGAGCCAGGACGGCATCGAGCGCTCCAAGGCCTTCGTGGCCACGGCCAAGATGACCGACGACACCGTCAACGAGCTCGTCACCACCGCGCGCGAGGGCAAGAGCCAGATCACGCTGATCAAGACCACGCTGCCGATCGTGCTCGCGGTGGCGGGTATCGTGCTGTTCGTGGGAGGCGTGCTTCTGACTGTGCGCGGCCGCAGGACCTCATGA
- a CDS encoding FAD-binding protein, with protein sequence MTTFLTGWGRTAPTPATLARPRSVEHLSELVAAAAGGRGVVARGLGRSYGDAAQNAGGLVLDCTGLDTWTQDEASGLVTASGGVSLHDLMTALVPRGWFVPVSPGTRHVTVGGAIAADVHGKNHHRDSSFGAHVRSLTLVTADGTVRTLHPGDPLFRATVGGMGLTGVIAEATFACVPVETALMRVDVQRTADLDETLATMEATDDRYRYTVAWIDLLAQGSRMGRSVLTRGDHLPRDDGKESPAFAPGASLRAPAWVPGGLLNRVSVRAFNEVWYRKAPRRKTIVQGIAPFFHPLDFVEGWNRVYGPRGFVQYQFVVPFGAEDTLRDIVGSLSAHGTVSFLTVLKRFGPGSGGLLSFPMPGWTLALDIPVGQRGLDGLLRGFDRRVADVGGRVYLAKDSRLRADMMAAMYPELERWRRIKDEADPAGLFRSDLARRLRL encoded by the coding sequence ATGACGACATTCCTGACCGGCTGGGGGCGCACGGCGCCCACACCGGCCACACTCGCGCGGCCCCGCTCCGTCGAGCACCTGAGCGAGCTGGTCGCCGCCGCGGCAGGCGGGCGCGGCGTGGTGGCGCGCGGCCTGGGCAGGTCGTACGGCGACGCCGCGCAGAACGCCGGCGGCCTCGTCCTCGACTGCACCGGCCTCGACACGTGGACCCAAGACGAGGCCAGCGGCCTGGTGACCGCCTCCGGCGGGGTCAGCCTGCACGACCTGATGACGGCACTCGTCCCCCGGGGCTGGTTCGTCCCCGTCAGCCCGGGCACCCGGCACGTCACCGTCGGCGGCGCCATAGCGGCCGACGTGCACGGCAAGAACCACCACCGCGACTCCTCCTTCGGCGCGCACGTCCGCTCGCTCACCCTGGTGACCGCCGACGGGACGGTCCGCACCCTTCACCCGGGCGATCCGCTCTTCCGGGCCACCGTGGGCGGCATGGGGCTGACCGGGGTGATCGCCGAGGCCACGTTCGCCTGCGTGCCCGTCGAGACCGCCCTCATGCGGGTGGACGTGCAGCGCACCGCCGACCTCGACGAGACGCTGGCGACCATGGAGGCCACCGACGACCGCTACCGCTACACCGTGGCCTGGATCGACCTGCTCGCCCAGGGCAGCCGGATGGGGCGCAGCGTGCTCACCAGGGGCGATCACCTGCCGCGTGACGACGGGAAGGAGTCGCCCGCCTTCGCGCCGGGCGCGTCGCTGCGGGCGCCCGCCTGGGTGCCCGGGGGGCTGCTCAACAGGGTGAGCGTGCGCGCGTTCAACGAGGTCTGGTATCGCAAGGCGCCCCGGCGCAAGACCATCGTGCAGGGCATCGCGCCGTTCTTCCATCCGCTCGACTTCGTCGAGGGCTGGAACCGCGTGTACGGCCCGCGGGGCTTCGTCCAGTACCAGTTCGTGGTGCCCTTCGGCGCCGAGGACACGCTGCGCGACATCGTCGGCTCGTTGTCGGCACACGGGACGGTGTCGTTCCTGACCGTGCTCAAGAGGTTCGGGCCGGGCTCGGGCGGGCTGCTGTCCTTCCCCATGCCCGGCTGGACGCTGGCCCTGGACATCCCGGTCGGGCAGCGCGGCCTGGACGGCCTGCTCCGCGGCTTCGACCGGCGCGTGGCCGACGTCGGAGGGCGGGTCTACCTCGCCAAGGACTCGCGGCTGCGCGCTGACATGATGGCGGCGATGTATCCCGAGCTGGAGCGGTGGCGGCGGATCAAGGACGAGGCCGATCCTGCCGGGCTGTTCCGCTCCGACCTGGCCAGGAGGCTCCGGCTGTGA
- a CDS encoding DUF3068 domain-containing protein: MQRTPVLVLVAVGAFLVVLAGMTRFWMAERIISAPAAHFNTVELEAPSAQYFSVADGKVLTADLKMLVTTRGDVSQATESRVVWDEFTVVDDVTNNKRQINISERRSAFDRHTGVGVNCCGVSVNKEPVNLEGQIYLFPFGVEKKTYKYFNQTAKRAFDATFIGEDAVNGLPVYKFQLKVPPTKIATLTVPASLLGMSGTDDVQVDRWYEGVDTYWVEPTSGAPVKQEVRRNETLKSQDGVERAKALVATASFTPKTVSDLVSTATDAKSQITLVKTTIPIALLAAGLLAFGAALVVARRRAPRTVEESADA; encoded by the coding sequence ATGCAGCGCACACCTGTACTCGTTCTCGTCGCTGTTGGTGCGTTTCTGGTCGTTCTGGCGGGGATGACCAGATTTTGGATGGCCGAAAGGATCATCTCGGCACCGGCGGCGCACTTCAACACCGTCGAGCTGGAGGCCCCATCGGCCCAATACTTCTCCGTCGCTGACGGAAAGGTGCTGACCGCCGACCTTAAGATGTTGGTCACCACGCGGGGCGACGTCTCGCAGGCCACCGAATCGCGGGTCGTCTGGGACGAGTTCACCGTGGTGGACGACGTCACCAACAACAAGCGGCAGATCAACATCTCCGAGCGGCGCAGCGCCTTCGACCGGCACACTGGCGTGGGCGTCAACTGCTGCGGGGTGAGCGTCAACAAGGAGCCCGTAAACCTGGAGGGGCAGATCTATCTGTTCCCGTTCGGCGTGGAGAAGAAGACCTACAAATACTTCAACCAGACGGCCAAGCGCGCCTTCGACGCGACGTTCATTGGTGAGGACGCCGTCAACGGGCTGCCCGTCTACAAATTCCAGCTGAAGGTGCCGCCGACCAAGATCGCGACGTTGACCGTACCCGCCTCGCTGCTGGGGATGAGCGGGACCGATGACGTCCAGGTCGACCGCTGGTACGAGGGCGTGGACACGTACTGGGTCGAGCCCACCAGCGGCGCGCCGGTCAAGCAGGAGGTGCGCAGGAACGAGACGCTCAAGAGCCAGGACGGGGTCGAGCGAGCCAAGGCCCTGGTCGCCACCGCCTCCTTCACCCCGAAGACCGTCTCCGACCTGGTGTCCACGGCCACGGACGCCAAGAGTCAGATCACCCTGGTGAAGACCACGATCCCCATTGCCCTGCTGGCGGCGGGCCTGCTCGCGTTTGGCGCCGCGCTGGTGGTGGCCCGTCGCCGCGCGCCGCGAACCGTTGAGGAGTCGGCCGACGCGTGA
- a CDS encoding class I SAM-dependent methyltransferase: MRADLARSIRLFRAFRSEQTTPDAYYTTLAADTAAQLLDYVSLADATVLDVGGGPGYFADAFRRVGARCVCVDVDAGELTGQGAPGGGVLGSALDLPLADASVDVCFSSNVLEHVPDPWRMAAEMARVTRKGGLIFLAYTNWLSPWGGHETSPWHYLGGEHAARRYARVHGKPPKNRYRRSLFPVSVAQGLRWAASAQDVELVDAFPRYLPWWCRLLVKVPVVREFVTWNLVLVLRKIR, encoded by the coding sequence ATGCGTGCCGATCTGGCCAGGTCCATCCGGCTGTTCCGCGCGTTCAGATCAGAGCAGACCACGCCGGACGCGTACTACACCACCCTCGCCGCCGACACCGCCGCCCAACTCCTGGACTACGTGTCCTTGGCCGACGCCACCGTACTCGACGTCGGCGGCGGCCCGGGATACTTCGCCGACGCCTTCAGGCGGGTCGGCGCCCGGTGCGTGTGCGTGGACGTGGACGCGGGAGAGCTGACCGGCCAGGGCGCACCGGGGGGCGGCGTGCTGGGCAGCGCCCTGGACCTGCCGCTCGCCGACGCGTCGGTCGACGTGTGCTTCTCGTCCAATGTGCTGGAACACGTTCCAGACCCGTGGCGGATGGCGGCCGAGATGGCCCGGGTCACCCGCAAGGGCGGGCTGATCTTCCTCGCGTACACGAACTGGCTCTCCCCGTGGGGAGGGCACGAGACCTCGCCCTGGCACTATCTGGGTGGCGAGCACGCCGCCCGCCGGTACGCGCGGGTGCACGGCAAACCGCCCAAGAATCGCTACAGGCGCTCGCTCTTTCCCGTCTCCGTCGCGCAGGGGCTGCGCTGGGCGGCGTCCGCGCAGGACGTCGAGCTGGTCGACGCCTTCCCGCGGTACCTGCCGTGGTGGTGCCGCCTGCTGGTCAAGGTCCCCGTCGTCAGGGAGTTCGTCACGTGGAACCTCGTCCTGGTGCTCAGGAAGATCCGGTGA
- a CDS encoding acyltransferase family protein, translating into MTAAGGAPSHEGPATGRDAALDGIRALAALGVWVLHVGGNTGMIYREGMFPWMTARLGIAVPIFFLLSGLLLYRPWARAVLEDAPSPQVGRYLWRRAMRVLPAYWLVTAVALWAWGTLDWTGWLRWLLLLQNYFEQERAPDGLYQMWTMPIEMAFYLVLPVLAWLLHRWARGGNRPVRLLGGIAVLPLISLAGVVVSHVLDQPQLALWLPNHLIFFACGMAMAVLSVWIKRREVVDALAPQLLVLALLLFAVLSTELAGPRTLALPTLSQSVWRMVLETAVAVLVVAPFALGSRHDTLPHRVLGNPVTAYLGRISYSFFLWHAPVITLFYKITGERVFSGDFVGVAVPTFVGSLLVSAVSYHLVEENALRLSRRWRSAPPARPEPQAPAPAAPAP; encoded by the coding sequence GTGACAGCCGCCGGGGGAGCCCCGTCTCACGAAGGTCCGGCCACCGGGCGGGACGCCGCGCTCGATGGCATACGGGCCCTGGCCGCGCTCGGCGTCTGGGTCCTGCACGTGGGCGGCAATACCGGGATGATCTACCGGGAGGGCATGTTCCCCTGGATGACGGCCCGTCTCGGCATCGCCGTGCCGATCTTCTTCCTGCTGTCCGGGCTGCTGCTCTACCGGCCTTGGGCCCGTGCCGTGCTGGAGGACGCGCCGTCGCCGCAGGTTGGCCGCTACCTGTGGCGGCGGGCGATGCGAGTGCTGCCCGCCTACTGGCTGGTCACGGCGGTGGCGCTCTGGGCCTGGGGGACGCTCGACTGGACGGGCTGGCTCAGGTGGCTGCTCCTGCTGCAGAACTACTTCGAGCAGGAGCGGGCGCCCGACGGGCTCTACCAGATGTGGACAATGCCCATCGAGATGGCCTTCTACCTGGTCCTGCCGGTGCTGGCCTGGCTCCTGCATCGGTGGGCGCGCGGCGGCAACCGGCCCGTCAGGCTCCTCGGCGGCATCGCGGTGCTCCCGTTGATCTCACTGGCCGGCGTGGTCGTCTCGCACGTGCTCGATCAGCCACAGCTGGCACTGTGGCTGCCGAACCACCTGATCTTCTTCGCCTGCGGCATGGCGATGGCCGTGCTGTCGGTGTGGATCAAGCGGCGCGAGGTGGTGGACGCGCTGGCACCGCAGCTCCTGGTGCTGGCGCTGCTGCTGTTCGCGGTGCTGAGCACGGAGCTGGCCGGGCCGCGTACCCTCGCGCTGCCCACCCTGTCGCAGTCGGTCTGGCGGATGGTGCTGGAGACGGCGGTGGCGGTACTGGTGGTGGCCCCGTTCGCACTGGGCTCCCGGCACGACACGCTGCCGCACCGGGTGCTGGGCAACCCGGTGACCGCCTATCTGGGGCGCATCTCGTACAGCTTCTTCCTGTGGCACGCGCCGGTGATCACGCTCTTCTACAAGATCACCGGCGAGCGGGTGTTCAGCGGCGACTTCGTGGGCGTGGCGGTGCCCACGTTCGTCGGCTCGCTGCTGGTGAGCGCAGTGAGCTACCACCTCGTCGAGGAGAACGCGCTCCGGCTCAGCCGCCGGTGGCGGTCAGCACCTCCTGCTCGGCCGGAACCTCAGGCTCCTGCGCCGGCGGCTCCGGCGCCGTGA